The following proteins are encoded in a genomic region of Arcobacter cloacae:
- a CDS encoding SixA phosphatase family protein: protein MKKLYILRHTKKEDEDLNIDDYDRNLSKEGIEEAEKIAKDFANKNLKIDLIVASPANRTRQTAEIFAKYLNYNKTVMLNDVLYMAFVNELLETISYTFDTIDSMMIVGHNPSLTALAVTLVGFKEKFQMGGIMEIDFDCDSWIDISKENAKLISYEVPK from the coding sequence ATGAAAAAATTATATATATTAAGACACACAAAAAAAGAAGATGAAGATTTAAATATCGATGACTACGACAGAAACTTATCTAAAGAAGGAATCGAAGAAGCAGAAAAAATTGCTAAAGATTTTGCAAATAAAAATCTAAAAATTGACTTAATTGTGGCAAGTCCTGCAAATAGAACAAGACAAACAGCTGAAATATTTGCTAAATATTTAAATTATAACAAAACTGTAATGTTAAACGATGTTTTGTATATGGCATTTGTGAATGAGTTATTAGAAACTATTTCATATACATTTGATACTATTGATTCTATGATGATTGTAGGACATAATCCTTCATTAACTGCTCTTGCTGTTACACTTGTAGGTTTTAAAGAAAAATTCCAAATGGGTGGGATTATGGAAATTGATTTCGATTGTGATAGTTGGATTGACATATCAAAAGAAAATGCTAAACTAATTAGCTATGAAGTTCCAAAATAA
- the rpmA gene encoding 50S ribosomal protein L27, with protein sequence MAHKKGQGSTQNNRDSAGRRLGVKKYGGEVVRAGNIIIRQRGTKVHLGQNVGMGKDHTIYSLIDGVVKFEIKDKKRKKVSVYAS encoded by the coding sequence ATGGCTCACAAAAAAGGTCAGGGTAGTACACAGAATAATAGAGACTCAGCTGGTAGAAGACTTGGAGTTAAAAAATATGGTGGTGAAGTTGTAAGAGCTGGTAATATCATTATTAGACAAAGAGGTACGAAAGTACATTTAGGTCAAAATGTTGGTATGGGAAAAGATCATACAATTTATTCTTTAATTGACGGTGTTGTTAAGTTTGAAATTAAAGATAAGAAAAGAAAAAAAGTTTCAGTTTACGCTTCGTAA
- the rplU gene encoding 50S ribosomal protein L21, which translates to MYAIIKCGGKQYKVSEGDILDVDYTGLAAKETLEITDVLALNNGELKTGDAVANAKVEAVVVLDGTGVNRAKKVIIYKKRRRKDSKLKRGFRKSFTKIRITKIAA; encoded by the coding sequence ATGTACGCAATTATTAAGTGTGGTGGAAAACAGTATAAAGTTTCTGAGGGTGATATCTTAGATGTTGATTATACTGGTTTAGCTGCTAAAGAAACTTTAGAAATTACTGATGTTTTAGCTTTAAACAACGGTGAGTTAAAGACTGGTGATGCAGTTGCAAATGCAAAAGTAGAAGCAGTTGTAGTATTAGACGGTACTGGTGTAAATAGAGCTAAAAAAGTAATTATTTACAAAAAAAGAAGAAGAAAAGATTCTAAATTAAAAAGAGGTTTTAGAAAAAGCTTCACTAAAATTAGAATTACTAAAATTGCTGCATAA
- the rnc gene encoding ribonuclease III, whose amino-acid sequence MSDYSKLEKCLDYQFKNKNLIIEALTHKSYKKPYNNERLEFLGDAVLNLIVGEYLYLKFPKSNEGELSKIRASLVNETGFTRLANEIKLGDYIFISTAEERNKGRTKASILSDAFEAIMGAIYLESGLEVLKPIILDLLEKSYDKINLDVLFSDYKTALQEITQAKFASIPEYKIEGSYGPDHKKEFEVSIWIDGVNYGSASGKSKKLAQQAAAKIAIEKLKED is encoded by the coding sequence ATGAGCGATTATTCGAAATTGGAAAAGTGTTTGGATTATCAGTTTAAAAATAAGAATCTGATAATCGAAGCACTTACCCACAAAAGTTACAAAAAACCATATAACAACGAAAGATTAGAATTTTTAGGAGATGCTGTTTTAAACTTGATAGTTGGTGAATATTTATATCTTAAATTCCCAAAATCAAATGAAGGTGAACTATCAAAAATAAGAGCAAGTCTTGTAAATGAAACAGGTTTTACAAGACTTGCAAATGAGATAAAACTGGGTGATTATATTTTTATTTCAACTGCAGAAGAGAGAAATAAAGGAAGAACAAAAGCTTCTATTTTATCAGATGCTTTTGAAGCTATAATGGGAGCTATTTATTTAGAGTCTGGATTAGAAGTTTTAAAACCAATAATTTTAGATTTACTTGAAAAGTCTTACGACAAAATTAATCTTGATGTTTTATTTAGTGATTACAAAACTGCATTACAAGAGATAACTCAAGCAAAATTTGCTTCTATTCCAGAGTATAAAATAGAAGGTTCTTATGGACCTGACCATAAAAAAGAATTTGAAGTATCAATTTGGATAGATGGTGTTAATTATGGAAGTGCCAGCGGTAAAAGTAAAAAACTTGCCCAACAAGCAGCAGCTAAAATAGCTATTGAAAAACTAAAAGAGGATTAA
- the mnmE gene encoding tRNA uridine-5-carboxymethylaminomethyl(34) synthesis GTPase MnmE: protein MFDDATIVAIATANGIGSISIVRISGVNALEIATKISKKNNFTPRLATLSYLYDFNNEIIDEALVLYFKAPFSFTGEDVIEFQCHGGIAIANMIIDEALRYGARIANPGEFSKRAFFNNKIDLTKAEAISKIIEARSADAVKLLARQLKGELTNFVNEIREDLLFMLAYTEVSIDYAEEDLPSDIFEQIKNKIEKIKIKLSNTLDASKRREGMIEGFKVAIIGKPNVGKSSLLNKLLNYDRAIISDIAGTTRDTIEESVKIGTHIIKIVDTAGIRNASDVIEKIGIEKSIQTINEADIVIALFDNSKVCDDEDKKILELINENSNKEIIKVLNKSDLVNRFDKSTITDFIELSTKEDINPLIKKVEQILDSNTFGDEMSLISKRQVTSVENTLYNINLANQPLNSGELEFFAHFITEALESISSITRPYENDEMLDVMFGEFCLGK from the coding sequence TTGTTTGATGATGCTACAATTGTTGCAATTGCAACAGCCAATGGAATTGGTTCTATTTCAATAGTAAGAATTTCAGGAGTAAATGCTCTTGAAATTGCTACAAAAATTTCAAAAAAGAATAATTTCACTCCAAGATTAGCCACACTTTCTTATCTTTATGATTTTAATAATGAAATTATTGATGAAGCTTTGGTTTTATATTTTAAAGCTCCTTTTTCTTTCACAGGAGAGGATGTAATAGAGTTTCAATGTCATGGTGGAATTGCAATTGCAAATATGATAATAGATGAAGCTTTAAGATATGGAGCTAGAATTGCTAATCCAGGAGAATTTTCAAAAAGAGCATTTTTTAACAATAAAATAGATTTAACAAAAGCAGAAGCTATATCAAAAATTATTGAAGCAAGAAGTGCAGATGCTGTTAAATTATTAGCAAGACAATTAAAAGGTGAATTAACAAATTTTGTAAATGAAATAAGAGAAGATTTACTTTTTATGTTAGCTTATACAGAAGTTTCAATAGATTATGCTGAAGAGGATTTGCCTAGTGATATTTTTGAGCAAATTAAAAATAAAATAGAAAAAATAAAAATTAAACTTTCAAATACTTTAGATGCAAGCAAAAGAAGAGAAGGAATGATTGAAGGTTTTAAAGTAGCAATCATTGGAAAACCAAATGTTGGAAAATCTTCCCTTCTAAATAAGCTTTTAAACTATGATAGAGCTATAATTTCAGATATTGCAGGAACTACAAGAGATACTATTGAAGAGAGTGTGAAAATAGGCACACATATCATTAAAATAGTTGATACAGCAGGTATTAGAAATGCAAGTGATGTAATTGAAAAAATTGGAATTGAAAAATCAATTCAAACTATAAATGAAGCAGATATTGTAATAGCACTTTTTGATAATAGTAAAGTTTGTGATGATGAAGATAAAAAAATTTTAGAACTAATAAATGAAAATTCAAATAAAGAGATAATAAAAGTTTTAAATAAATCTGACTTAGTAAATCGATTTGATAAATCTACTATTACAGATTTTATAGAACTTTCAACAAAAGAGGATATAAATCCATTGATTAAAAAAGTTGAACAAATACTTGATTCAAATACTTTTGGAGATGAAATGTCATTGATTTCAAAAAGACAAGTAACTTCAGTAGAAAATACTTTATATAATATCAATTTAGCAAATCAACCTTTAAATAGTGGTGAATTGGAGTTTTTTGCTCATTTCATAACTGAAGCTTTAGAAAGTATTTCATCAATAACAAGACCTTATGAAAATGATGAAATGTTAGATGTTATGTTTGGTGAATTTTGTTTAGGTAAATAA
- a CDS encoding Jag N-terminal domain-containing protein: protein MKKFEANCLEKVYELATAEFNCSITELEIEVIQQPSKGFLGFGKKNAIIQACFKNNCRTYVQETKTFKNKDVKIEEISQRIENSIKSEQNDISKEKEQVVVASPKMESKDKIFDNFYNENASQTEISKIVVKKDKEKILEEVKEGISILFDNTCYKIEKINVQFYDEETLYIEFLGEDSALLIGKEGYRYKALSYILFNWINEKYGLMLRLEVAEFLKNQEEAIYTYLEPIIEIIKEKGTFKTKPLDGILVHIALKKLREEFPDKYVAVKTNVRGDKYVLVNEYRAREI from the coding sequence ATGAAAAAGTTTGAAGCAAATTGTTTAGAGAAAGTTTATGAATTAGCAACAGCGGAGTTTAATTGCTCAATTACTGAATTAGAGATTGAAGTTATCCAACAACCAAGTAAGGGATTCCTTGGTTTTGGTAAAAAAAATGCAATTATTCAAGCATGTTTTAAAAACAATTGTAGAACATATGTTCAAGAAACAAAAACTTTTAAAAACAAAGATGTAAAGATTGAAGAAATTTCTCAAAGAATCGAGAACTCAATTAAATCTGAACAAAATGATATAAGTAAAGAAAAAGAGCAAGTTGTAGTTGCATCTCCAAAGATGGAGTCAAAAGATAAAATCTTTGATAATTTTTATAATGAAAATGCTTCTCAAACAGAAATTTCTAAAATAGTAGTAAAAAAAGATAAAGAAAAAATTTTAGAAGAAGTAAAAGAAGGAATTTCTATTTTATTCGATAATACTTGTTATAAAATTGAAAAGATTAATGTACAATTTTATGATGAAGAAACACTTTATATAGAGTTTTTGGGTGAAGATTCTGCTTTATTAATTGGTAAAGAAGGATATAGATACAAAGCATTATCTTATATTTTATTTAATTGGATTAATGAAAAATATGGCTTAATGTTGAGACTTGAAGTTGCAGAATTCTTAAAAAATCAAGAAGAAGCAATTTATACTTATCTTGAGCCAATAATAGAGATTATCAAAGAAAAAGGTACATTTAAAACTAAACCACTTGATGGTATTTTAGTTCATATTGCACTTAAAAAACTAAGAGAAGAGTTCCCTGATAAATACGTTGCTGTAAAAACAAATGTTAGAGGTGACAAATATGTACTTGTTAATGAATATAGAGCAAGAGAAATTTAA
- the dnaG gene encoding DNA primase, translating to MIKKESIENLKNHLDVVDVVSQFIELKKSGANFKACCPFHGETTPSFVVSPAKQIYHCFGCGVGGDSIKFVMEYEKLSYPETIEKLASMYNFNLDYENNSDEKKQDTKILDEVNKFYQKLFVNNNISKEYIKDRGISDFSIEKFEIGYAPSSIDTINFLKSNHYNLTEAIDLGIIDTGTNGLYSRFIERITFPIYSINGKLVGFGGRTITGHNAKYVNSPQTKLFNKSRLLYGYHLAKEKIYKNKQIIVCEGYLDVIMLHQAGFNTAVATLGTALTQEHLPLLRRGEPKVVLAYDGDKAGLAAAFKAAVMLSQSEFEGGVVIFSDGQDPADMVKAKKIEELNDIFLNPVSFISFSIDYIISKYDINEPSQKQKALTEANDYLKSLSLLNQDEYKRYLAQKLNVRENLIKISSTKQRNYEVNLTKIDIAELCIIKSILEKPKRLDAVLDIVDASMFEFHKKEFELLLSNIEDSTLNSIILNDKLENYDDERLNQELLTLVYKFYTNKLTAISYDKELDFKQKANLIRKIKDNIYQLKQGKLVSYNL from the coding sequence ATGATAAAAAAAGAATCTATAGAAAATCTAAAAAACCATCTTGATGTTGTTGATGTTGTTTCACAATTTATTGAGTTAAAAAAAAGTGGAGCAAATTTTAAAGCTTGTTGTCCATTTCATGGAGAGACAACACCTTCATTTGTTGTTAGTCCTGCAAAACAAATCTATCACTGTTTTGGATGTGGAGTTGGAGGTGATTCTATAAAATTTGTAATGGAATATGAAAAATTATCATATCCTGAAACAATAGAAAAATTAGCATCAATGTATAATTTTAATTTAGATTATGAAAACAATAGTGATGAAAAAAAACAAGATACAAAAATCTTAGATGAAGTTAATAAATTTTATCAAAAACTTTTTGTAAATAATAATATATCAAAAGAGTATATAAAAGATAGAGGAATTTCTGATTTTTCAATAGAAAAATTTGAAATAGGGTATGCTCCTTCTTCAATTGATACTATAAATTTTTTAAAATCTAATCACTATAACTTAACTGAAGCTATAGATTTAGGAATAATAGACACAGGAACAAATGGACTTTATTCAAGATTTATTGAAAGAATTACCTTTCCAATTTACTCAATAAATGGAAAACTTGTAGGTTTTGGTGGAAGAACTATTACAGGACATAATGCAAAATATGTAAATTCTCCTCAAACAAAACTTTTTAATAAATCAAGACTTTTATATGGTTACCATTTAGCAAAAGAGAAAATATATAAAAATAAACAGATTATTGTATGTGAAGGTTATTTAGATGTTATTATGCTTCATCAAGCTGGGTTTAATACAGCAGTTGCTACTCTTGGTACAGCACTTACACAAGAACACTTGCCACTTTTAAGAAGAGGTGAACCCAAAGTTGTTTTAGCATATGATGGAGATAAAGCAGGATTAGCAGCAGCTTTTAAAGCAGCTGTAATGTTGTCTCAAAGTGAATTTGAAGGTGGAGTTGTAATTTTTAGCGATGGGCAAGACCCTGCAGATATGGTAAAGGCAAAAAAAATTGAGGAATTAAATGATATTTTTCTAAATCCAGTCTCTTTTATCTCTTTTTCAATTGATTACATAATTTCTAAATATGATATAAATGAACCTTCTCAAAAACAAAAGGCTCTTACTGAAGCTAATGATTATTTAAAAAGTTTAAGTTTATTAAATCAAGATGAATATAAAAGATATTTAGCCCAAAAATTGAACGTTAGAGAGAATTTGATAAAAATAAGTTCAACTAAACAACGAAATTATGAAGTAAATTTAACAAAAATTGATATAGCTGAACTTTGTATCATAAAATCAATACTTGAAAAACCAAAAAGATTAGATGCTGTTTTAGATATAGTGGATGCTTCAATGTTTGAATTTCATAAAAAAGAGTTTGAACTTCTTTTGAGTAATATAGAAGATTCTACATTAAATTCAATAATTTTAAATGATAAGTTGGAAAATTATGATGATGAAAGATTAAATCAAGAGTTATTAACTTTGGTATATAAATTCTATACAAATAAATTAACAGCAATTTCTTATGATAAAGAACTTGATTTTAAACAAAAAGCAAATTTAATAAGAAAAATTAAAGACAATATTTATCAATTAAAACAGGGAAAACTTGTAAGTTATAATTTGTAA
- the aroC gene encoding chorismate synthase, which yields MNSFGHRFRFTTFGESHGKALGCIVDGVPAGIKIDEEFIQNEMNRRKPGSNKYATARKEGDVVEILSGVFEGHTTGTSISMIIFNENQKSSDYSNVKDLFRPGHADFTYFNKYGIRDYRGGGRSSARETAARVAAGAIAKLLLKELNIDVKSGICEIDGIKAENFDFENVSKSEIFALDTNVEQAQKDAILEAKNSHNSVGGVALINVKNVPIGLGEPLYFKLDSQIANAMMGINAVKAVEIGDGILASRVKGYDNNDQIRKNGFKTNHSGGILGGISNGDDINVKVYFKATPSIFIEQETIDINNNEVDCKLKGRHDPCVAVRGSVVAESMMALVLADMVLLNMSSKIENVKKVYTKQ from the coding sequence ATGAATAGTTTTGGACATAGGTTTAGATTTACAACTTTTGGTGAATCACATGGGAAAGCACTTGGTTGTATAGTAGATGGAGTTCCAGCTGGAATTAAAATAGATGAAGAGTTTATTCAAAATGAAATGAATAGAAGAAAACCTGGGTCTAATAAATATGCAACAGCAAGAAAAGAAGGTGATGTAGTAGAGATTCTTTCAGGAGTTTTTGAAGGACATACAACAGGAACAAGTATCTCTATGATTATTTTTAATGAAAATCAAAAATCAAGTGATTACTCAAATGTAAAAGATTTATTTCGTCCAGGTCATGCTGATTTTACTTATTTTAACAAATATGGAATCAGAGATTATAGAGGTGGTGGAAGAAGTAGTGCTAGAGAAACAGCAGCTAGAGTTGCAGCAGGAGCTATTGCTAAGCTTCTTTTAAAAGAATTAAATATTGATGTAAAAAGCGGAATTTGTGAAATAGATGGAATAAAAGCAGAAAATTTTGATTTTGAAAATGTGAGTAAATCAGAAATTTTTGCACTTGATACTAATGTAGAACAAGCTCAAAAAGATGCTATATTAGAAGCGAAAAATTCACATAATAGTGTTGGTGGAGTTGCATTAATAAATGTAAAAAATGTTCCTATTGGACTTGGAGAACCACTATATTTTAAACTTGATTCTCAAATAGCAAATGCAATGATGGGAATAAATGCTGTAAAAGCAGTTGAAATTGGAGATGGGATTTTAGCTTCAAGAGTAAAAGGTTATGATAATAATGACCAAATAAGAAAAAATGGATTTAAAACAAATCATAGTGGCGGTATTCTAGGTGGAATTTCAAACGGTGATGATATAAATGTGAAAGTTTATTTTAAGGCTACTCCTTCAATATTTATAGAACAAGAAACAATAGATATTAATAATAATGAAGTAGATTGTAAACTAAAAGGTAGACATGACCCTTGTGTAGCAGTTAGAGGAAGTGTTGTAGCTGAATCTATGATGGCTTTAGTTCTTGCTGATATGGTTTTATTAAATATGTCATCTAAAATAGAGAATGTTAAAAAAGTTTATACAAAACAGTAA
- the yidC gene encoding membrane protein insertase YidC translates to MSYMNQNNGMQKRMLIMTLVVFVFFIAYEFLVLKPQQEAKAASVKQEQEQKQNSAPEVDTTQMVASDVNGNPINMSKSVDALSSKAIADKQIVSVIKTGKNIIEIDTLGRVAQVTLLEEKYKDENGNQIKLFEANQLRPLEVRFADANINAEAFKVAVEASSSSIDATNSKQVLTLTQTLSDTVLTKTLTFYPDGHYDLSVSATNDKQFFITNGFRPNVLADMYAVHGLITKLNDNTLTTIEDGDLSKNENITGVKFVSNFDRYYATVIYNFEKSLSITLMPDPSSNPQAFIHAGSSINFSGYMGPKNFNDLIALNKELTDVIEYGWFTFIAKPMFVLLQYIQSYVGNWGWTIVILTILIKLVLYPLSYKGMVSMNKLKELAPKMKEIQLKYKDDKQKQSMHMMELYKKHGANPMGGCLPLLLQIPVFFAIYRVLINAIELKGAEWILWVQDLAEMDPYFVLPILMGATMYIQQKITPNTMQDEMQRKIFQFLPVIFTFFFLWFPAGLTLYWFINNVFTIGQQYYINRLFDKKRAEKN, encoded by the coding sequence ATGAGTTACATGAATCAAAATAACGGTATGCAAAAACGAATGTTAATTATGACATTGGTAGTTTTTGTATTTTTCATAGCATATGAGTTTTTGGTTTTAAAGCCACAACAAGAAGCAAAAGCAGCTTCAGTAAAACAAGAGCAAGAACAAAAACAAAATTCTGCACCAGAAGTTGACACAACACAAATGGTAGCAAGTGATGTTAATGGTAATCCTATTAATATGTCAAAGTCAGTTGATGCTTTATCATCTAAAGCAATAGCAGATAAGCAAATAGTTTCTGTTATAAAAACAGGTAAAAATATTATTGAAATTGATACTTTAGGAAGAGTTGCACAGGTTACTTTACTTGAAGAAAAATATAAAGATGAAAATGGTAATCAAATAAAATTATTTGAAGCTAATCAGCTAAGACCTTTAGAGGTTAGATTTGCAGATGCAAATATTAATGCTGAAGCTTTTAAAGTAGCAGTTGAGGCTAGTTCTTCAAGCATAGATGCTACTAATTCAAAACAAGTATTGACATTAACACAAACTTTAAGTGATACTGTTTTAACTAAAACATTGACTTTTTATCCTGATGGACATTATGATTTAAGTGTAAGTGCTACAAATGATAAACAGTTTTTTATTACAAACGGATTTAGACCAAACGTATTAGCTGATATGTACGCAGTTCATGGGTTAATCACAAAATTAAATGATAATACTTTAACTACTATAGAAGATGGTGATTTAAGTAAAAATGAAAATATTACAGGTGTAAAATTTGTATCAAATTTTGATAGATATTATGCAACAGTAATCTATAATTTTGAAAAATCTTTAAGCATTACTTTAATGCCAGATCCATCTTCAAATCCACAAGCTTTTATTCATGCTGGTTCATCAATAAATTTTAGTGGATATATGGGACCAAAAAACTTTAATGATTTAATTGCATTAAATAAAGAGCTAACAGATGTTATTGAGTATGGTTGGTTTACTTTTATTGCAAAACCTATGTTTGTTCTTTTACAATATATTCAGTCTTATGTTGGAAATTGGGGTTGGACAATTGTTATTTTAACTATTTTAATTAAATTAGTTTTATATCCTTTATCTTATAAAGGTATGGTTTCTATGAATAAGCTAAAAGAATTAGCTCCTAAAATGAAAGAAATACAATTAAAATATAAAGATGATAAACAAAAACAATCAATGCACATGATGGAATTGTATAAAAAACATGGTGCAAATCCAATGGGTGGGTGTTTACCATTACTTTTACAAATTCCAGTATTCTTTGCTATTTATAGGGTTTTAATAAATGCTATTGAGTTAAAAGGTGCTGAGTGGATTTTATGGGTTCAAGATTTAGCAGAAATGGATCCATATTTTGTTTTACCTATTTTAATGGGTGCTACAATGTATATTCAACAAAAAATCACACCAAATACAATGCAAGATGAAATGCAAAGAAAAATATTCCAGTTTTTACCTGTTATTTTCACATTCTTCTTCTTATGGTTCCCAGCAGGACTTACATTATATTGGTTTATAAATAACGTATTTACTATTGGACAACAATATTATATAAATAGATTATTTGATAAAAAAAGAGCTGAAAAAAATTAG
- a CDS encoding tetratricopeptide repeat protein, with amino-acid sequence MDNIVLEYRDPLLGVILVVGLIFIISFITYSYGIYKERNARKDYRKLSLRFELGKLKEEDYVHLYKTYNLPFDSILLLASTFLHKGDYNKAISVYLTLLEHVNDRVKKEELLELLGTTYFKGGFLQRSKEIFLRILKFSPHNENALKYLLLINEKLKDFKKAKEITSSLEELNCDVSIDKIYLDSLVIINDSVLSFEKRTSLLYEIFKENKIIERVFVSFLIQYNKLFFWEHIKEFNCKKFIDIMWYLNFEDIDFEKVMENQFLTELFNAKGYLNNLLHSEDFDLDILILINKHEHKIKASLDFEFICSSCKHSHPVFDTRCPHCHSILTFDVKHRLTKSFFTMNQSLQ; translated from the coding sequence TTGGATAATATAGTTTTAGAATATAGAGATCCTCTACTTGGAGTTATTCTTGTTGTTGGACTTATTTTTATCATATCTTTTATTACATACTCTTATGGAATTTACAAAGAGAGAAATGCAAGAAAAGATTATAGAAAATTATCTTTAAGATTTGAACTTGGAAAACTAAAAGAAGAGGACTACGTTCATCTTTATAAGACATATAATCTTCCTTTTGACTCTATTTTGCTTCTAGCTTCAACTTTTTTGCACAAAGGTGATTATAACAAAGCTATTTCTGTTTATTTGACTCTTCTTGAACATGTAAATGATAGAGTAAAAAAAGAAGAACTTCTTGAACTTTTAGGAACTACTTATTTTAAAGGTGGATTTTTACAAAGGTCTAAAGAAATTTTTCTAAGAATTTTAAAATTTTCACCACATAATGAAAATGCTTTAAAATATCTTTTGCTTATCAATGAAAAACTAAAAGATTTTAAAAAAGCAAAAGAGATAACATCATCACTAGAAGAGTTAAATTGTGATGTATCTATAGACAAAATATATTTAGATTCTTTAGTAATTATAAATGATTCAGTATTATCATTTGAAAAAAGAACTTCACTCTTATACGAAATTTTTAAAGAAAATAAAATTATTGAAAGAGTATTTGTATCTTTTTTAATTCAATACAACAAACTATTTTTTTGGGAACACATCAAAGAGTTTAATTGTAAAAAATTTATAGATATAATGTGGTATCTAAATTTTGAAGATATTGATTTTGAAAAAGTTATGGAAAATCAGTTTTTAACTGAACTTTTTAATGCAAAAGGATATTTAAATAATCTCTTACATAGTGAAGATTTTGACTTAGATATTTTGATTTTAATAAATAAACATGAACATAAAATAAAAGCCTCATTAGATTTTGAATTTATTTGTAGTTCATGTAAACATTCTCATCCAGTATTTGATACTAGATGTCCACATTGCCACAGTATTTTAACCTTTGATGTAAAACATAGACTAACTAAATCTTTTTTTACAATGAATCAATCTTTACAATAA
- a CDS encoding Rid family detoxifying hydrolase — MKFIESDNLPLAIGPYSPAVKVNGMIYTSAQVPVTLDGTMVERDIKVQTRQVLSNLRTLLEDADSGMEKVVKVSIYLENIEDFGVVNVLFAEAFGEHKPARSTISVKGLPKNSLIMVDAIALSNDYH; from the coding sequence ATGAAATTTATTGAAAGTGATAATTTACCTTTAGCAATAGGTCCATACTCTCCAGCTGTTAAAGTAAATGGTATGATTTATACATCTGCACAAGTTCCAGTAACTTTAGATGGAACAATGGTAGAAAGAGACATAAAAGTTCAAACTAGACAAGTTTTATCAAATCTTAGAACATTATTAGAAGATGCAGATAGTGGTATGGAAAAGGTTGTAAAAGTTTCTATTTATTTGGAAAATATAGAAGATTTTGGGGTAGTAAACGTTTTATTTGCTGAAGCTTTTGGTGAACATAAACCAGCACGTAGTACTATTAGTGTAAAAGGATTGCCAAAAAATTCACTAATTATGGTTGATGCAATAGCTTTATCAAATGATTACCATTAA
- the htpX gene encoding zinc metalloprotease HtpX: protein MEQTKTIFLLTFLTVLFVFIGYSFGGTTGMLIAFLMAGGMNFYAYYYSDKHVLKHYDAILLEDIRHPVYKITKKLTSKSGLPMPKVYLIPDHTPNAFATGRNHENAAIAVTMGLYEMLNEDELEGVIAHELSHIKHYDILIGTIAAVFAGAIAMIANMMQFSSMMGNNRQNSNPIVMIIMAILLPIAASIIQMSVSRSREFMADEGAARMTGNPAGLQSALSKLENYARGGHQIHNATEQTAHMFIINPFSGLKSNLGNLFRTHPTTEDRIARLEELKFELRRR from the coding sequence ATGGAACAAACTAAAACAATTTTTTTACTTACATTTTTGACTGTATTATTTGTATTTATAGGGTACTCTTTTGGTGGAACAACTGGAATGTTAATAGCTTTTTTAATGGCAGGTGGTATGAATTTTTACGCATATTATTATTCTGACAAGCATGTTCTAAAACATTATGATGCTATATTATTGGAAGATATAAGACATCCTGTTTATAAAATTACAAAAAAATTAACATCAAAATCAGGACTTCCTATGCCTAAAGTCTATTTAATCCCAGATCATACACCAAATGCTTTTGCAACAGGAAGAAATCATGAGAATGCTGCTATTGCTGTAACTATGGGATTATATGAAATGTTAAATGAAGATGAACTAGAAGGTGTTATTGCACATGAATTATCACACATTAAACATTATGATATTTTAATAGGAACAATAGCTGCTGTTTTTGCGGGAGCAATTGCAATGATAGCTAACATGATGCAATTTAGTTCTATGATGGGAAATAATAGACAAAATTCGAATCCTATTGTGATGATTATTATGGCTATTTTACTTCCAATCGCAGCTTCAATTATACAAATGTCTGTAAGTAGAAGTAGAGAGTTTATGGCAGATGAAGGAGCAGCAAGAATGACGGGAAATCCAGCAGGTTTACAGAGTGCATTATCTAAACTTGAAAATTATGCAAGAGGTGGTCACCAAATTCATAATGCAACTGAACAAACAGCTCATATGTTTATAATTAATCCTTTTTCTGGATTAAAATCAAATCTTGGAAATTTGTTTAGAACTCATCCTACAACAGAAGATAGAATTGCAAGATTGGAAGAGTTAAAATTTGAATTAAGAAGAAGATAG